In a single window of the Thermoplasmatales archaeon genome:
- a CDS encoding MTH1187 family thiamine-binding protein, with translation MIVADVTFYPIGKGISVGPVIKRAIETLRSNGLKCYPNSMATVVEANSVKELFNALENTESFIVSLGFQRVETIIKIDHRVDLENSVSRKIDAIS, from the coding sequence ATGATAGTTGCAGATGTAACTTTTTATCCAATAGGAAAGGGAATTTCAGTTGGCCCAGTTATCAAGCGTGCGATAGAGACACTCAGATCAAACGGTCTCAAATGTTACCCGAATAGCATGGCAACTGTTGTGGAAGCTAACTCTGTTAAGGAACTTTTCAATGCATTGGAAAATACGGAATCGTTCATAGTATCACTGGGGTTTCAGCGCGTTGAGACAATAATAAAAATAGATCATAGAGTTGATCTTGAGAATTCAGTTAGCCGAAAAATAGATGCCATATCCTGA
- a CDS encoding HAD family hydrolase — MQKSEKRPALLIDRDGTINRDCPYCHDPKDLHIYKKAVELIKYYSKKGYLVIVVTNQSGINRGYFSEREVEVFNAELKKKVEAMGGKIDDFFFCPHRPDENCDCRKPRTGMLKKIISKYDIDLTRSIVVGDRDDIDGEFARNAGLSFKIIFNKDDESSNH; from the coding sequence ATGCAAAAGTCCGAAAAGAGACCAGCATTGCTGATAGATCGCGACGGAACAATTAATAGAGACTGTCCCTACTGCCATGACCCAAAAGATCTTCATATCTATAAAAAGGCTGTAGAATTGATAAAGTATTATTCAAAAAAGGGCTACCTTGTCATAGTTGTAACCAATCAATCTGGGATAAACAGAGGTTATTTTTCCGAACGTGAAGTGGAGGTATTTAACGCTGAGTTGAAGAAAAAGGTTGAAGCAATGGGAGGTAAAATAGATGATTTCTTTTTTTGTCCTCATAGGCCCGACGAGAATTGTGACTGCAGAAAGCCACGCACGGGGATGCTGAAGAAGATCATTTCAAAGTACGATATCGATTTGACGCGATCGATTGTTGTCGGCGATCGTGACGATATTGATGGGGAGTTTGCGCGAAATGCAGGCCTTAGTTTCAAGATCATTTTCAACAAGGACGACGAGAGCAGTAACCACTAA
- a CDS encoding MFS transporter, protein MQYKWVALSNTTIGVFMSAVNTTIILISIPAIFKGIHLDVFAPGSFVYLLWLLMGFNIITATLLVTFGRLSDIFGRVKLFVLGFAIFTFGSVLLFITPSTGTAGALELVIFRLVQGVGAAFLFANSSAIITDSFPMNERGKALGINQVSLMSGAFIGLILGGILSVYDWRYVFLVSIPIGLLGTFWSLLKLKETSPRLSKQKIDYVGTVLFAGGLTLALIGLTYGIMPYNGNPTGWTSPFVIGSMLSGAVLLVIFPFAEKRIKQPMFDVSLFHNKDFSTGNMANLLNSVGRGGVMIVLIILLQGIWLPLIRGIPYSQTPLWAGIYMVPLTAGTLIMGPLAGVWSDRHGPKLLATLGMLLVAGAFLGLSFLPFNFAYVYFAIALFVMGIGNGMFAAPNTALIMNSVPVQSRGAASGMLSTLRNAGMTASTGIFFAIILSSLQTSLPLQFFKSLKSVGAPTSVINAFMRTPPTISVFSAFLGENPVNEILLSAGFNPPSSVGHVYSIISAIHWFPSVLAPAFISSIDIAFYIGVAVSIAAAVFSYMTKTRRK, encoded by the coding sequence ATGCAGTACAAGTGGGTGGCGCTGTCAAACACAACGATAGGCGTATTCATGTCTGCGGTGAATACAACCATTATTCTGATATCCATTCCCGCGATTTTTAAAGGGATACATCTTGATGTTTTTGCTCCAGGTTCTTTCGTATATCTTCTCTGGCTCTTGATGGGTTTCAATATAATAACTGCCACCCTCTTAGTTACTTTTGGAAGGCTTTCCGATATATTTGGACGCGTAAAGCTCTTTGTTCTGGGGTTTGCTATCTTCACTTTCGGATCTGTGTTACTTTTCATAACTCCCTCAACAGGTACTGCCGGAGCGCTTGAGCTTGTTATTTTTCGGTTAGTCCAGGGTGTTGGGGCCGCATTTCTGTTTGCAAACAGCTCGGCCATTATAACCGATTCTTTTCCGATGAATGAAAGGGGGAAGGCACTTGGAATAAACCAGGTCTCACTGATGTCCGGGGCATTCATAGGGCTCATTCTTGGAGGTATATTGTCTGTCTACGATTGGAGGTATGTGTTCCTTGTAAGCATTCCAATTGGTCTTCTTGGAACATTCTGGAGCCTGTTAAAACTAAAGGAAACATCACCTCGCTTATCAAAGCAGAAGATTGACTATGTTGGAACCGTACTCTTCGCCGGAGGGCTGACGCTGGCTCTCATAGGTCTCACGTACGGTATCATGCCATACAACGGTAATCCTACTGGATGGACCAGCCCGTTTGTTATTGGTTCCATGTTATCTGGCGCTGTGTTGCTGGTAATTTTCCCATTCGCGGAAAAGAGAATCAAGCAGCCAATGTTTGACGTCTCCCTATTCCACAACAAAGATTTTTCCACGGGCAATATGGCTAATCTCCTTAATTCAGTAGGCAGGGGCGGAGTTATGATCGTTCTAATAATACTATTACAGGGTATATGGCTTCCCTTGATCCGTGGAATTCCATACTCACAAACTCCACTTTGGGCCGGCATTTATATGGTACCGCTCACAGCAGGCACATTAATAATGGGTCCGCTTGCCGGGGTATGGTCCGATAGGCATGGCCCAAAATTACTCGCAACACTAGGGATGCTTCTTGTAGCCGGGGCTTTCCTCGGGCTTTCATTTTTGCCCTTTAACTTTGCATACGTATATTTTGCGATCGCACTCTTTGTCATGGGAATAGGTAACGGTATGTTTGCGGCACCTAACACAGCTTTGATAATGAATTCGGTCCCGGTGCAATCCAGGGGGGCTGCATCCGGCATGCTTTCCACATTGAGAAATGCTGGTATGACTGCAAGCACGGGCATATTTTTTGCAATAATACTCAGCTCGCTTCAGACCTCTCTGCCTTTACAGTTTTTCAAAAGTCTTAAAAGCGTTGGTGCGCCAACATCTGTAATTAATGCTTTTATGAGGACACCTCCAACGATATCTGTATTTTCGGCCTTTCTCGGTGAGAACCCCGTTAATGAGATACTTTTATCTGCAGGCTTCAACCCTCCTAGCAGTGTTGGACATGTCTATTCGATAATTTCGGCGATACACTGGTTTCCAAGTGTTTTGGCACCAGCATTCATAAGTTCTATTGATATTGCTTTCTACATTGGAGTAGCGGTATCGATTGCGGCTGCTGTATTTTCATATATGACAAAGACCAGGAGAAAATAA
- a CDS encoding polysaccharide biosynthesis C-terminal domain-containing protein, with protein MLSTRSPIVVIQHVIGAILGLLGLLFILRVGSFSAGWGFVAFGIGYTGILSLFSDLGYSTAHTIKLSNGEDVGACNATYLRIKLILGAVFVLLVVGSLLFWVHVLHRGFDNPIEFWIVVSLIPYYFFKSLIGFPTAYYRAKIKSGRMAIPGIIESAFRNSVFIFLAIAIRYGVTSTAGYAPALYISITYSISYALYFGILMMLGRPWTIGKPSRELAKSYTMLAIPLMFVSSVAVINGNIDKVMINFFWENIATGAFYTSQMIANVVITLSTSLTMFFLPLLSISRRSKKIEDYKNSIFEYERLTSLFVLPIVVYFALLSGYILNLFTQTYFSYFLMLSLLSIVAYISAINAPYRSVLESRQKTGIIARIDISVIIVNIILILILVPPNIFGITRISQGASGAAIAILSSSILSAALYRLNVFKIEHISFNWRIIKHIGPVISEVAAILLVEHFISPRSVFVLLGTAVLSVVVYFSVAVLIRETTISDISRIIAEFSPRSLKKRYREEK; from the coding sequence TTGTTATCTACTCGTTCACCTATAGTCGTAATACAGCACGTAATAGGAGCGATCTTAGGGCTTCTTGGCTTATTATTTATATTGCGAGTTGGTAGTTTTAGTGCTGGATGGGGCTTTGTCGCTTTCGGTATAGGATATACCGGGATCCTTTCATTGTTTTCCGATCTTGGATATTCCACCGCCCACACGATCAAATTATCTAATGGTGAAGATGTAGGGGCTTGTAATGCAACCTATCTGCGAATTAAGTTGATTCTTGGCGCCGTCTTTGTTTTACTTGTCGTTGGTTCATTGCTTTTCTGGGTACATGTGCTTCATAGAGGTTTCGATAACCCAATAGAATTCTGGATCGTTGTATCGCTCATTCCATACTATTTTTTCAAGAGTCTCATAGGATTCCCTACTGCATACTACAGGGCAAAAATAAAATCTGGGAGAATGGCTATACCTGGTATTATAGAGTCTGCGTTCAGAAACTCAGTGTTTATCTTCCTTGCTATCGCTATTCGCTATGGCGTTACCAGCACCGCAGGATACGCTCCCGCCCTCTACATATCAATTACATACAGTATTTCGTATGCCCTTTATTTTGGTATATTGATGATGCTGGGTCGACCTTGGACTATAGGAAAGCCGTCACGGGAACTAGCTAAATCATACACAATGCTCGCTATACCACTAATGTTCGTGTCTTCTGTTGCAGTGATTAACGGGAACATAGATAAAGTAATGATCAATTTTTTCTGGGAAAACATAGCCACTGGCGCATTTTACACGAGCCAGATGATTGCCAATGTTGTAATAACACTTTCAACTTCACTGACAATGTTCTTTCTTCCTTTACTCAGCATATCCAGAAGGAGTAAAAAGATCGAAGACTATAAGAATTCTATATTTGAGTATGAACGGTTGACATCTCTATTTGTCCTTCCAATCGTTGTATACTTTGCGTTGTTGTCCGGATACATTTTAAACCTTTTCACACAGACTTACTTCTCATATTTTCTTATGCTCTCATTGCTTTCAATTGTCGCTTACATAAGCGCCATTAATGCTCCTTACAGGTCAGTTCTGGAATCCAGGCAAAAAACCGGTATCATTGCAAGGATAGATATTTCAGTGATAATTGTTAACATAATACTTATCCTCATCCTGGTTCCGCCGAATATCTTCGGAATAACAAGGATATCCCAAGGGGCCTCCGGAGCCGCAATTGCCATACTAAGTTCCAGTATACTGTCCGCCGCACTTTACAGGCTGAACGTTTTTAAGATAGAACACATATCATTTAACTGGAGGATAATAAAGCACATTGGCCCTGTAATATCCGAGGTGGCTGCCATATTACTAGTCGAGCACTTTATTTCTCCAAGAAGTGTGTTTGTGTTGTTAGGTACCGCGGTACTTTCTGTCGTGGTATATTTTTCCGTAGCTGTTTTGATAAGGGAAACAACAATCTCAGATATTTCGAGAATAATCGCGGAGTTCAGCCCAAGGAGCCTTAAGAAGAGATATAGAGAAGAAAAGTAA
- a CDS encoding GntR family transcriptional regulator, with the protein MKEQEDGSQTLTETAYRYIFDGITNGRFRAGQSISPDTLSRNLNMSKTPIREALLQLEVENLVFRNGRYYNVIYLDEQEVLELYQLRRILESEAAYYAAKNVNEQVVSDLDAALNAIIEASKESNPEPIKLADLNGKFHSIIARASGNRYIVQYTTEIRLKLKVIRTTFFSSYDRRFDETKEHKKIFDAIRQGKPDLAKQLTIDHMDKTIKYVKDYVLNKMY; encoded by the coding sequence ATGAAAGAACAGGAAGATGGAAGTCAAACACTTACCGAGACTGCGTATAGATACATTTTTGATGGAATAACAAACGGCAGATTCAGGGCCGGACAATCCATCAGTCCGGATACGCTATCTAGGAACTTGAACATGAGTAAAACGCCTATAAGGGAGGCACTTCTTCAGTTAGAAGTAGAAAACCTTGTTTTTAGAAATGGCAGGTACTATAATGTCATATATCTTGATGAACAGGAGGTCCTAGAACTCTATCAGCTCAGAAGGATACTAGAATCAGAGGCCGCATATTATGCAGCAAAGAACGTTAACGAACAGGTTGTTAGCGATCTCGATGCGGCTCTAAATGCTATAATTGAGGCTTCAAAAGAGTCCAATCCGGAGCCAATTAAACTGGCAGATCTGAATGGGAAATTCCATTCAATAATCGCAAGGGCATCCGGAAACAGATATATAGTTCAATACACCACTGAAATAAGGCTTAAACTTAAAGTGATAAGAACAACCTTCTTCAGCAGTTACGACCGCAGATTTGATGAAACTAAAGAACACAAGAAAATATTTGATGCTATAAGGCAGGGGAAACCGGATCTTGCAAAGCAGTTGACTATAGATCACATGGATAAAACAATAAAATATGTTAAAGACTATGTCCTGAATAAAATGTACTAG
- a CDS encoding DUF6114 domain-containing protein — MSDEEVKKSYADLTLVIVGGGFILLGGLFFIFLKYVPSSLANIVKPFNYFSVNYRLLGIIGAIVGVIIIILGVLLADDKRHKVPFGITIIVLALASIMTSAFGIVVGGVLALVGGMVVVSSSSAHIEEAKVPSLVSEAKEEVKPAPAPKPVDYSASTESSPLVKPKVGEELVPIIVEPHNADRLRVLERTLIDIEKCPDGGEWVPPYRRKDGKLVRGHCRKIKGYEDISKSSVNKEYKKLLKEQEAGPKVIGYEKKPSTESENQATK, encoded by the coding sequence ATGAGTGACGAAGAAGTAAAGAAAAGTTATGCAGACCTTACTTTAGTTATTGTGGGTGGGGGATTCATATTGCTTGGTGGACTTTTTTTCATTTTCTTAAAATATGTGCCGTCTTCCCTTGCAAATATTGTAAAACCTTTTAACTACTTTTCTGTGAATTATAGGTTGTTAGGGATTATAGGCGCGATCGTTGGCGTAATAATCATAATTCTAGGAGTTCTCTTAGCCGATGATAAAAGACATAAGGTTCCTTTTGGGATAACCATTATAGTATTGGCCCTTGCGAGCATAATGACATCTGCTTTCGGAATCGTTGTAGGGGGTGTCCTAGCTTTGGTCGGTGGTATGGTTGTTGTTTCTTCATCTTCAGCACACATAGAAGAAGCGAAGGTACCGTCACTAGTCTCAGAAGCGAAAGAAGAGGTTAAGCCAGCTCCTGCACCCAAACCTGTGGACTATTCTGCTTCAACTGAATCAAGTCCTCTGGTCAAGCCAAAAGTTGGGGAGGAGTTAGTTCCTATCATAGTAGAGCCGCACAATGCTGATCGCCTGAGAGTTCTCGAAAGAACGCTTATAGATATTGAAAAGTGCCCTGATGGCGGTGAATGGGTGCCTCCATATAGGAGGAAAGATGGGAAATTAGTTAGAGGGCACTGCAGGAAAATCAAGGGATATGAAGACATTTCTAAGAGTTCAGTAAACAAGGAGTACAAGAAACTTCTTAAGGAACAGGAAGCGGGTCCAAAAGTAATCGGATACGAGAAGAAACCATCTACCGAGTCAGAAAACCAGGCCACTAAATGA
- a CDS encoding universal stress protein, which translates to MIQSSKVHHFKVEKILVPMAKGSTSTVVLNLAFSLSKAFGSEITALTVKEEIREITWSEKISVVVSAYKDGLENDVKVVPKVRTSKAVKFGIVEEAKSRGYDLLLIATFKRSMFSASIFGNIGDYVLKHSEVPVGLINTNKEASKYRAILVPLSEQLVEKDSIIFALNVKKALGCKLILADLRDYDEKPSQKFASLIDNIGELISKFGEGISIVRSHRSPNLSEELLNITKENSVDAIAIGIKETGNHRIRYSSLLKSLIKGTDQDIIAYKK; encoded by the coding sequence ATGATCCAGTCATCTAAAGTTCACCATTTTAAAGTTGAAAAAATTTTGGTTCCCATGGCAAAAGGAAGTACGTCGACAGTTGTTTTGAACCTTGCTTTTTCACTCTCAAAGGCTTTTGGCAGTGAAATAACTGCTCTTACTGTCAAAGAAGAGATCAGGGAAATAACATGGAGCGAAAAGATATCAGTAGTCGTGAGCGCTTACAAGGATGGGCTCGAAAATGATGTTAAGGTTGTACCAAAGGTTCGCACTTCAAAGGCAGTTAAATTTGGTATTGTAGAAGAAGCAAAATCTCGGGGATACGACCTGCTTCTAATAGCGACATTCAAAAGATCCATGTTTTCAGCTTCTATTTTTGGGAACATTGGTGATTATGTTTTGAAGCACTCTGAGGTTCCAGTTGGTCTGATAAACACAAACAAGGAAGCATCAAAGTATAGGGCAATTCTCGTCCCTCTTTCAGAACAACTCGTAGAAAAAGATTCCATAATCTTTGCGCTTAATGTTAAGAAAGCCCTTGGTTGCAAGTTAATTTTAGCGGACCTCAGAGATTATGATGAGAAACCTTCTCAGAAATTCGCATCATTGATCGACAACATAGGAGAACTTATATCAAAATTTGGGGAAGGAATCAGTATTGTGAGATCTCACAGGAGCCCTAATCTTTCGGAAGAGCTTTTGAACATAACGAAAGAAAACAGTGTCGATGCAATTGCTATCGGAATTAAAGAAACCGGAAACCACAGAATACGATACAGTTCACTCTTGAAGAGTTTGATCAAGGGAACCGATCAGGACATCATAGCATACAAGAAGTGA
- a CDS encoding potassium-transporting ATPase subunit C → MVKIKAFIKPIVLALVVLFVMGFAYPTVMSIITEKALPNQSTGSPIKIGGKIYGSYLLAEAFNSSIFFQPRPSAISYNLSQTGGGSCSLDSSAMLNLTEKYIKEFEHENPGINSSQIPEEMVSFSGSGLDPDIPLQGAIDQVNRISVSIHNLLENKSLNIGVKNITSLLMNKINEDKKQNFPFFGSYYVNTVFLNFAIIDYLMNLKALPSNYLD, encoded by the coding sequence ATGGTGAAAATTAAAGCCTTCATAAAACCTATTGTTTTGGCACTTGTTGTTCTCTTTGTGATGGGTTTTGCTTATCCAACTGTAATGTCTATAATAACTGAAAAAGCCTTGCCAAACCAATCGACCGGAAGCCCTATAAAGATAGGCGGGAAAATATATGGTTCATATCTTCTAGCCGAAGCCTTTAACAGCTCGATCTTCTTTCAACCGAGACCATCGGCAATATCATACAACTTAAGCCAAACAGGTGGTGGAAGTTGTTCCCTCGACAGCAGTGCGATGCTGAACCTCACGGAGAAATATATAAAGGAATTTGAGCACGAAAATCCGGGCATTAACTCGTCTCAGATACCGGAAGAGATGGTATCCTTTTCCGGATCAGGTCTGGATCCCGACATACCGCTACAGGGAGCAATTGACCAGGTGAACAGAATATCTGTATCCATACATAATCTTCTTGAAAATAAAAGCCTGAATATCGGGGTGAAAAACATAACTAGCCTCTTGATGAACAAAATTAACGAGGACAAGAAACAGAATTTTCCATTCTTTGGTTCATATTATGTAAACACTGTGTTTCTTAATTTTGCCATAATCGACTACCTGATGAACCTTAAAGCGCTTCCTTCAAACTACCTAGATTAG
- the kdpB gene encoding potassium-transporting ATPase subunit KdpB: MKIKITEIMLDSLKDFDPRFLRHNPVMLVTEFAFIISVIAAIVPGYFDLPVTLAYREFYIAVIVLLFLTVFASNVSTAISEGKSKAITDSLKALKRNVPAKKVDGKKIVEVNSSDLKKGDVVIVEANDVIPTDGEVIDGTGYVNESSVTGESRPVRKILGDSVTGSTVLLTDRIKVLVTANEGETFLDQMISIVQTAEREKTPNEISLQVLLSGITLIFLIVTVALFAVSGFAGVKPDLIILIVLLVALIPTTIGGLIPAIGISAINKISSHNIIAKSGKAVENAGDIDTIILDKTGTVTVGERGAVKFYPNQGIDYKKFVKYCAMASIQDRTKEGMSIVKLSEKEGIKLSESNLKSFKFIPFSSDTKFSGISGNKEEIMKGSYNALKSLYDLSDKYIDSICKDISLRGSTALTVTRNKKFIGVIELSDILKPGIRQRLERLKSMNIKPIMCTGDDEITAKYICSQIGITDYIANSKPMDKYNVVVKEKEQQRMVAMVGDGTNDAPALAKADVGMAMNSGTAAAKEAANMVDLENDPTKLMDVIFLGKQILITRGSLTTFSIANDLSKYFVIVPAIFAAFSSLDFLNLLDLTNPIVAITSALIFNTVILIALIPLALRGVRYKPSSVNELLRRNVLIYGLGGVILPFIAIKVIYMILIAGGVVW, translated from the coding sequence ATGAAGATCAAAATTACAGAAATAATGCTGGATTCATTGAAAGATTTTGACCCAAGATTCCTCAGGCATAATCCCGTAATGCTCGTTACAGAATTTGCCTTCATAATTTCAGTTATTGCTGCAATTGTTCCTGGCTATTTCGATCTGCCTGTCACACTCGCTTACAGAGAATTCTATATTGCAGTCATAGTATTGCTATTCCTTACAGTCTTTGCCTCAAATGTAAGCACTGCAATTTCTGAGGGGAAAAGCAAAGCGATCACAGATTCCTTGAAAGCGTTGAAGAGAAATGTTCCAGCTAAAAAGGTTGATGGAAAGAAGATCGTTGAAGTTAATTCCTCAGATTTGAAGAAAGGCGATGTAGTAATTGTTGAGGCGAATGACGTAATTCCTACAGATGGAGAGGTAATTGATGGAACAGGTTATGTTAATGAATCCAGCGTAACGGGCGAATCCAGGCCGGTCAGAAAAATCCTCGGGGACAGCGTGACTGGATCGACTGTTCTCCTCACTGATAGAATTAAAGTTCTTGTTACAGCGAATGAAGGTGAAACCTTCTTGGATCAGATGATTTCAATAGTCCAGACAGCAGAAAGGGAAAAGACGCCGAATGAAATTTCACTGCAGGTTTTGCTCTCGGGAATTACACTTATATTTCTGATTGTCACCGTTGCACTCTTTGCGGTTTCAGGTTTTGCTGGAGTAAAACCCGATCTGATAATATTAATAGTTCTTTTAGTTGCATTAATACCTACTACAATAGGTGGCCTTATACCGGCTATTGGAATTTCAGCAATAAACAAGATATCTTCGCACAATATAATTGCAAAAAGTGGAAAAGCAGTAGAAAATGCAGGAGACATAGATACTATAATCCTTGACAAAACCGGAACTGTGACGGTTGGAGAGAGAGGCGCAGTAAAATTCTATCCAAATCAGGGTATAGACTACAAGAAATTCGTAAAATATTGTGCTATGGCTTCGATTCAGGATCGAACGAAGGAGGGTATGTCCATAGTTAAACTTTCAGAGAAAGAAGGGATAAAGCTGAGCGAATCTAATCTGAAATCGTTCAAATTCATTCCATTCTCGTCTGATACAAAGTTTAGCGGTATAAGTGGGAATAAAGAGGAAATAATGAAAGGATCATACAACGCGCTTAAGAGCCTATATGATCTGTCCGATAAATATATAGACAGCATATGCAAGGACATATCCCTGAGGGGAAGCACTGCACTTACCGTTACCAGGAACAAGAAGTTCATTGGCGTTATAGAGCTCTCAGATATACTCAAGCCTGGGATAAGACAGAGGCTTGAAAGATTAAAAAGCATGAATATTAAACCTATAATGTGCACAGGTGATGACGAGATTACTGCAAAGTATATATGCAGCCAGATAGGAATAACGGATTACATAGCAAACAGTAAGCCCATGGACAAATACAACGTAGTCGTTAAAGAAAAAGAACAGCAAAGGATGGTCGCTATGGTTGGTGACGGAACGAATGATGCACCTGCACTGGCTAAAGCTGACGTTGGAATGGCAATGAACAGCGGAACAGCGGCTGCGAAAGAGGCAGCAAACATGGTTGATTTAGAAAATGATCCAACAAAGCTTATGGATGTAATTTTCCTTGGAAAGCAGATTCTCATTACTCGTGGTTCCCTAACAACGTTCAGTATTGCGAATGACCTGTCTAAATATTTTGTTATAGTCCCTGCAATTTTTGCTGCCTTCTCATCGCTGGATTTCCTGAATCTGCTTGACCTCACGAATCCTATTGTTGCTATAACTTCTGCTTTAATTTTTAACACAGTAATTCTCATTGCCCTGATCCCTCTTGCTCTGAGGGGGGTCAGGTATAAACCATCGTCCGTGAATGAACTCTTAAGAAGGAACGTACTTATTTACGGTCTTGGCGGTGTGATTCTGCCGTTCATAGCTATCAAAGTGATATATATGATTCTAATTGCTGGTGGGGTGGTATGGTGA